From a single Streptomyces cinnamoneus genomic region:
- a CDS encoding non-ribosomal peptide synthetase yields the protein MTPGLRYRMAEPTARDAGGCHSLTLRLDAGATFETVRARARAAAGAVPAAAGLSVWYDRLTVAHDDPAALARVRAEAGRPLGGHGTARSLRAVFLGYADGRADLVLVARRAEVPRKALRGLGALLSRGTPLPPAPVVSADAGGGAAAAGPEGAHAAPEWGLGDPSAADWFGDVAVPWAEAAPDALLLAATAVTAARHAGSDEPAVALWPAAPAADGMRVRAVALDEQQTAGDLVARCRALLDGSPAGDDARRVPVPQVGCVFDDDRPGERYRPFLAPALPLVVHWLRAADGSVTGTLGYRAGEVDPCVARDFAAHLAHVAGQLLATPSLRLGETELIGEAEAARLLADGATAPTGSPDADRTLHGLLSDVARRRPDAIAVADEKTELTYAELERRSELVARGLRALGAEPGGLIAVALDRTAEFVVALVGIVKAGFAYVPLDVRYPEERLRYTLEDAGAPVVIGRPETLPRFDGVRLVPPEELYGLGESAPAAPPPVTDTDQPAYVIYTSGSTGRPKGVVVPHRNVTALIAATRDRFGLGAGDTWTFFHSGAFDFSVWEIWGCLLTGGRLVVVPYWATRDTELFYELVDRWQVTVLSQTPSAFAQFIETDARLRARVAVRLVVLGGEALDVGVLGTWFARHSATECRVANMFGITETTVHVTEQSLTPADVVAGSRAVGKALPGWSLSVRDPRGRVLPAGVAGEIHVGGAGVARGYLRRPELTAERFVTDPYSGERLYRSGDLGRLRPDGRLDHLGRIDNQVKVRGHRIELDEIRGVLLGHPSVAGAAVVLRNGVARDRDTARIDAYFVARGGSGLRRQDLLDHAATMLPDYMMPATLTEVGAIPLTANGKADLAALPEPEAAAAPPRAAGSRPGPAAEDDPTAATVLALWSRMLNTEVGPHDNFFELGGNSLLVIRLLRELRDHGLPRVSVRDFYRNSVAVQFIGLLRDSGS from the coding sequence ATGACGCCAGGCCTGCGCTACCGCATGGCCGAGCCCACCGCCCGGGACGCCGGCGGCTGCCACAGCCTCACCCTGCGGCTGGACGCCGGCGCCACCTTCGAAACGGTCCGCGCACGCGCGCGAGCGGCCGCCGGCGCCGTCCCCGCCGCGGCCGGACTGTCCGTCTGGTACGACCGGCTCACGGTCGCGCACGACGATCCGGCCGCTCTCGCGCGGGTGCGCGCGGAGGCCGGCCGGCCGCTGGGCGGCCACGGCACCGCCCGGTCGCTGCGTGCCGTCTTCCTGGGGTACGCCGACGGCCGGGCGGATCTGGTCCTGGTCGCCCGGCGCGCCGAGGTGCCCCGGAAGGCGCTCCGGGGTCTCGGCGCGCTCCTGTCGCGGGGGACGCCGCTGCCGCCTGCCCCGGTCGTGTCCGCGGACGCCGGCGGCGGCGCCGCGGCGGCCGGCCCGGAGGGGGCGCACGCGGCACCCGAGTGGGGGCTGGGCGACCCCTCGGCTGCCGACTGGTTCGGCGACGTGGCCGTCCCGTGGGCCGAGGCCGCGCCGGACGCCCTGCTCCTCGCGGCGACCGCCGTCACCGCCGCCCGGCACGCGGGCTCGGACGAACCGGCCGTGGCCCTGTGGCCCGCCGCGCCGGCCGCCGACGGCATGCGGGTGCGTGCCGTCGCGCTCGACGAGCAGCAGACGGCGGGGGACCTGGTCGCGCGGTGCCGGGCGCTCCTCGACGGTTCCCCGGCCGGCGACGACGCGCGCCGGGTGCCGGTTCCGCAGGTGGGATGCGTCTTCGACGACGACCGTCCAGGGGAGCGCTACCGGCCCTTCCTCGCCCCCGCCTTGCCGCTCGTCGTCCACTGGCTGCGCGCGGCCGACGGATCGGTGACCGGGACCCTGGGCTACCGCGCGGGCGAGGTCGACCCCTGTGTCGCCCGGGACTTCGCCGCCCACCTGGCGCACGTCGCCGGGCAACTGCTCGCGACGCCGTCCCTGAGGCTCGGTGAGACGGAGCTGATCGGCGAGGCGGAGGCCGCGCGTCTGCTGGCCGACGGCGCGACGGCCCCGACCGGCTCGCCGGACGCGGACCGGACCCTGCACGGCCTGCTGTCCGACGTCGCCCGCCGCCGGCCCGACGCGATCGCCGTGGCCGACGAGAAGACCGAACTCACCTACGCGGAGCTGGAGCGCCGCTCCGAACTGGTCGCGCGGGGCCTTCGCGCCCTGGGTGCCGAGCCCGGCGGCCTGATCGCCGTGGCGCTGGACCGCACGGCCGAGTTCGTGGTCGCCCTGGTCGGAATCGTCAAGGCCGGTTTCGCCTACGTGCCCCTGGACGTCCGCTATCCCGAGGAGCGGCTGCGGTACACGCTGGAGGACGCCGGCGCCCCCGTCGTCATCGGCCGGCCGGAGACGCTTCCCCGCTTCGACGGTGTGCGGCTGGTCCCGCCCGAGGAGCTGTACGGGCTCGGGGAGTCGGCCCCTGCGGCGCCGCCGCCCGTGACGGACACCGACCAGCCCGCGTACGTCATCTACACCTCCGGTTCCACGGGCCGGCCCAAGGGGGTCGTGGTTCCGCACCGCAACGTGACCGCGCTCATCGCGGCGACCCGGGACCGCTTCGGACTGGGCGCCGGGGACACCTGGACCTTCTTCCACTCCGGCGCCTTCGACTTCTCGGTGTGGGAGATCTGGGGCTGCCTGCTCACCGGGGGCCGGCTCGTGGTGGTGCCCTACTGGGCGACACGGGACACCGAGCTGTTCTACGAACTCGTGGACCGGTGGCAGGTGACGGTCCTCAGCCAGACGCCCTCGGCGTTCGCCCAGTTCATCGAGACCGACGCCCGGCTGCGGGCCCGCGTCGCCGTGCGACTGGTCGTGCTCGGCGGCGAGGCACTCGACGTCGGCGTGCTCGGCACGTGGTTCGCCCGGCACTCCGCCACGGAGTGCCGCGTGGCGAACATGTTCGGCATCACCGAGACCACCGTGCACGTCACCGAGCAGTCCCTCACGCCCGCCGACGTCGTCGCCGGCAGCAGGGCGGTGGGCAAGGCGCTGCCCGGCTGGTCCCTGTCCGTCCGCGACCCACGCGGCAGGGTGCTGCCCGCGGGGGTCGCCGGGGAGATCCACGTGGGGGGCGCCGGTGTCGCGCGGGGCTACCTGCGGCGCCCCGAACTGACCGCGGAGCGCTTCGTCACCGACCCGTACAGCGGCGAACGGCTCTACCGGTCGGGGGACCTGGGCCGCCTGCGGCCGGACGGCCGGCTCGACCACCTCGGCCGGATCGACAACCAGGTGAAGGTCCGCGGGCACCGGATAGAGCTCGACGAGATCCGCGGCGTGCTCCTCGGCCACCCCTCGGTCGCGGGGGCGGCGGTCGTCCTGCGCAACGGCGTCGCACGGGACCGGGACACCGCGCGCATCGACGCCTACTTCGTGGCGCGCGGCGGCTCCGGGCTGCGCCGGCAGGACCTGCTCGACCACGCCGCCACGATGCTGCCGGACTACATGATGCCGGCGACCCTCACGGAGGTCGGCGCGATACCACTGACCGCCAACGGCAAGGCCGACCTGGCCGCGCTGCCCGAGCCCGAGGCCGCCGCCGCGCCCCCGCGCGCGGCGGGCTCCCGGCCGGGCCCGGCAGCGGAGGACGACCCGACGGCCGCCACCGTCCTCGCGCTGTGGAGCCGCATGCTGAACACCGAGGTGGGTCCGCACGACAACTTCTTCGAACTGGGCGGGAACTCGCTGCTGGTGATCCGGCTGCTGCGCGAGCTGCGGGACCACGGGCTCCCCCGGGTCTCCGTGCGGGACTTCTACCGCAACTCCGTCGCGGTGCAGTTCATCGGCCTGCTCCGGGACAGCGGGAGCTGA
- a CDS encoding SDR family oxidoreductase: MLLDGVTAVVTGAARGLGRACATRFAEEGADLVLVDVADDVAGVPYPLGSAAQLEHTAKLCREFGACVLTEAADVRDFAACEAVAARALDRFGAVQALVNGAGIAAPSGKAVHEIGGDEWQLMIDTDLTGAWHMMKAFVPSMIARREGSVVNVASTAGLVGYRHFAGYVAAKHGLIGLTKAAALDYAPFRVRVNALCPGSVRDDPLVEGRMLAEIARSLDVAVEEHEEVFSRRQPMNRLIEPQDVAGAALWLSGRDSRQVTGATVTVDGGFTAM, translated from the coding sequence ATGCTCCTCGACGGTGTGACGGCGGTCGTCACGGGGGCCGCCCGCGGGCTGGGCCGGGCCTGCGCCACCCGGTTCGCCGAGGAGGGCGCGGACCTGGTCCTGGTCGACGTCGCCGACGACGTCGCCGGTGTGCCCTATCCGCTGGGTTCCGCGGCTCAGCTGGAGCACACCGCGAAGCTGTGCCGCGAGTTCGGGGCGTGCGTGCTCACCGAGGCGGCCGACGTGCGCGACTTCGCGGCGTGCGAGGCGGTGGCCGCCCGGGCGCTGGACCGTTTCGGCGCCGTCCAGGCCCTGGTCAACGGCGCGGGGATCGCGGCCCCCTCGGGCAAGGCGGTGCACGAGATCGGCGGCGACGAGTGGCAGCTGATGATCGACACCGATCTGACGGGCGCGTGGCACATGATGAAGGCGTTCGTCCCCTCGATGATCGCCCGGCGTGAGGGCAGCGTGGTCAACGTCGCGTCCACCGCCGGGCTGGTCGGCTACCGCCACTTCGCCGGATACGTCGCCGCCAAGCACGGGCTGATCGGCCTGACCAAGGCGGCGGCGCTGGACTACGCGCCGTTCCGGGTGCGGGTCAACGCCCTGTGCCCCGGCTCGGTGCGCGACGATCCGCTGGTCGAGGGCCGCATGCTGGCCGAGATCGCCCGCTCCCTGGACGTGGCGGTCGAGGAGCACGAGGAGGTCTTCAGCCGGCGGCAGCCGATGAACCGGCTCATCGAGCCGCAGGACGTCGCGGGCGCGGCGCTCTGGCTGAGCGGGCGCGACTCCCGCCAGGTGACCGGGGCCACCGTGACCGTGGACGGCGGCTTCACCGCCATGTGA
- a CDS encoding thioesterase II family protein has translation MSGALVCLPFAGGGAGFYRAWTDLPDGCPDIVPVQLPGREELFVDPPHTDAVTAAQALAPRIAELVGGYDSYALFGHSLGAVLAFEAARALSSLTGATAPDHLFVSGSPGPWSGRDDRATGLADREFLARVEQFAGYRHEALDDPEMRELLLPLLRADVEMHENYKPRSDEPLSVPVTSLRGASDTLVDAERAREWRHATTGAFRYAEIPGRHMYLVDTVAPLLETVTRVLAGRRP, from the coding sequence ATGAGCGGGGCGTTGGTGTGCCTACCCTTCGCGGGGGGCGGTGCGGGCTTCTACCGGGCCTGGACGGACCTGCCGGACGGCTGTCCGGACATCGTGCCGGTCCAGCTGCCGGGCCGGGAGGAGCTGTTCGTCGACCCTCCCCACACCGACGCCGTCACGGCCGCCCAGGCACTCGCCCCGCGCATCGCCGAGCTGGTCGGCGGATACGACTCCTACGCCCTCTTCGGGCACAGCCTCGGCGCGGTGCTCGCCTTCGAGGCGGCCAGGGCCCTGTCCTCCCTCACCGGCGCGACCGCGCCGGACCACCTCTTCGTCAGCGGCTCGCCCGGCCCGTGGAGCGGGCGCGACGACCGCGCCACCGGGCTCGCCGACCGGGAGTTCCTCGCCAGGGTCGAGCAGTTCGCCGGCTACCGCCACGAGGCGCTGGACGACCCGGAGATGCGGGAGCTGCTGCTGCCGCTGCTGCGGGCGGACGTCGAGATGCACGAGAACTACAAGCCCCGCTCGGACGAGCCGCTGTCGGTCCCGGTCACCTCGTTGCGGGGCGCCTCGGACACCCTGGTCGACGCGGAGCGGGCCCGGGAGTGGCGCCACGCCACCACGGGCGCGTTCCGGTACGCGGAGATCCCCGGCCGGCACATGTACCTCGTCGACACGGTGGCGCCGCTGCTGGAGACCGTCACCCGGGTCCTGGCCGGCCGGCGGCCCTGA
- a CDS encoding DEAD/DEAH box helicase has protein sequence MNRFARTNGRPAGSRKGGAAPKGEFAPPATLTPALPPAATFAELDMPAALLKTLTGQGVQEPFPIQAATLPNALAGRDVLGRGRTGSGKTLAFGLALLARTAGGRARPRQPLALVLVPTRELAQQVTDALTPYARALDLRTATVVGGMSIGRQASALRAGAEVVVATPGRLSDLVERRDCRLDHVRVTVLDEADQMTDMGFMPQVTELLDQVRPDGQRMLFSATLDRNVDQLVRRYLTDPVVHSVDPSAGAVTTMEHHVLYVHGPDKYATTTEIAARDGRVIMFLDTKHGVDQLTRHLRDSGVRAAALHGGKSQPQRTRTLAQFKDGQVTVLVATNVAARGIHVDNLDLVVNVDPPADHKDYLHRGGRTARAGESGSVVTLVLPHQRREMSRLMADAGIAPRITQVRSGEAELSRITGAQAPSGVPLGGGAPAEAERPKHGGAPFRGLGGGPGGAGRSGRGSRRAVEARQLAEARKAARVRRSV, from the coding sequence ATGAACCGCTTTGCACGTACGAACGGCCGGCCCGCCGGCTCCCGCAAGGGCGGCGCCGCCCCGAAGGGCGAGTTCGCCCCGCCGGCCACCCTCACCCCCGCCCTGCCGCCGGCCGCGACGTTCGCCGAACTGGACATGCCGGCCGCACTGCTCAAGACGCTCACCGGGCAGGGCGTGCAGGAGCCGTTCCCCATCCAGGCGGCCACCCTGCCGAACGCCCTCGCCGGCCGGGACGTCCTGGGCCGGGGGCGCACCGGATCGGGCAAGACGCTCGCCTTCGGCCTGGCGCTGCTCGCCCGCACCGCCGGCGGGCGCGCCCGGCCGCGGCAGCCGCTCGCCCTCGTGCTCGTCCCCACCCGGGAGCTGGCCCAGCAGGTCACCGACGCGCTCACCCCGTACGCCCGCGCGCTGGACCTGCGGACGGCCACCGTCGTCGGCGGCATGTCGATCGGCAGGCAGGCGAGCGCGCTGCGCGCCGGGGCCGAGGTCGTCGTCGCCACCCCCGGACGGCTCAGCGACCTCGTCGAGCGCCGGGACTGCCGGCTGGACCACGTGCGCGTGACCGTCCTGGACGAGGCCGACCAGATGACCGACATGGGCTTCATGCCCCAGGTCACCGAGCTGCTCGACCAGGTGCGCCCCGACGGCCAGCGGATGCTGTTCTCGGCCACCCTCGACCGCAACGTCGACCAGCTGGTCCGCCGCTACCTCACCGACCCGGTGGTCCACTCCGTCGACCCCTCGGCGGGCGCCGTGACGACGATGGAGCACCACGTGCTGTACGTCCACGGCCCCGACAAGTACGCGACCACCACCGAGATCGCCGCCCGCGACGGCCGGGTGATCATGTTCCTGGACACCAAGCACGGGGTCGACCAGCTCACCCGGCACCTGCGCGACAGCGGCGTGCGCGCCGCCGCGCTGCACGGCGGCAAGTCCCAGCCCCAGCGCACCCGCACCCTCGCCCAGTTCAAGGACGGCCAGGTCACGGTGCTGGTGGCCACCAACGTCGCCGCCCGCGGCATCCACGTCGACAACCTCGACCTGGTGGTCAACGTCGACCCGCCGGCCGACCACAAGGACTACCTGCACCGCGGCGGCCGCACCGCCCGCGCCGGCGAGTCCGGCAGCGTCGTCACCCTGGTGCTGCCCCACCAGCGCCGCGAGATGAGCCGGCTCATGGCCGACGCCGGCATCGCGCCGCGGATCACCCAGGTGCGCTCCGGCGAGGCGGAACTGAGCCGCATCACCGGCGCCCAGGCCCCCTCCGGCGTCCCCCTCGGCGGCGGCGCCCCGGCCGAGGCCGAGCGCCCCAAGCACGGCGGCGCCCCCTTCCGCGGCCTGGGCGGCGGGCCGGGCGGCGCCGGACGCTCCGGCCGCGGCTCCCGCCGGGCCGTCGAGGCCCGCCAGCTCGCCGAGGCCCGCAAGGCCGCGCGCGTCCGTCGCTCCGTGTAG
- a CDS encoding cryptochrome/photolyase family protein, which yields MSAPVSVVLFTSDLRLHDHPPLRAALASAAEVVPLFVRDEGIDAAGFAVPNRRAFLADCLRDLDAGLRKRGGRLVVRSGDVVARVCEVVAESGAGAVHMAAGVSGYAQRREERLERALRARGCRLSVHDSVITALAPGAVTPAGSGHFAVFTPYFRRWSGERLRDVLGAPRAVPVPPGVRSEDLPSRADVPGTSPGLAAGGETAGRGRFAAWRRAGLARYGDRHDDLAGDATSRLSPHLHFGTLSPVELVRRAREAGGPGADAFVRQLAWRDFHHQVLAARPAAALADYRPRHDRWRTEESAREEVAAWKEGRTGYPVIDAAMRQLLHEGWMHNRGRLLVASFLTKTLYVDWRVGARHFLDLLVDGDVANNQLNWQWVAGTGTDTRPNRVLNPVAQAGRHDPEGAYVRRWVPELAGLAAPAVHAPWTLPAPERAAYDYPAPVVALSEGLARFKRARGRE from the coding sequence ATGAGCGCCCCCGTCTCCGTCGTCCTGTTCACCTCCGACCTGCGGCTGCACGACCACCCGCCGCTGCGCGCGGCGCTGGCCTCCGCCGCCGAGGTGGTGCCGCTGTTCGTTCGGGACGAGGGCATCGACGCGGCGGGCTTCGCCGTGCCCAACCGGCGGGCGTTCCTCGCGGACTGCCTGCGGGACCTCGACGCGGGGCTGCGGAAACGCGGCGGGCGTCTCGTCGTGCGCTCCGGCGACGTCGTCGCCCGGGTGTGCGAGGTGGTCGCCGAGTCGGGCGCCGGCGCGGTGCACATGGCCGCCGGGGTCAGCGGCTACGCCCAGCGGCGTGAGGAGCGGCTGGAGCGTGCCCTGCGGGCGCGCGGCTGCCGGCTGAGCGTCCACGACTCGGTGATCACCGCCCTCGCGCCCGGCGCCGTCACTCCGGCGGGCTCCGGCCACTTCGCCGTCTTCACCCCCTACTTCCGCCGCTGGTCGGGCGAACGCCTGCGCGACGTGCTCGGTGCTCCCCGGGCGGTGCCGGTGCCGCCCGGTGTGCGCTCGGAGGACCTGCCGTCCCGCGCGGACGTGCCGGGGACGTCGCCCGGGCTGGCGGCGGGCGGGGAGACGGCGGGCCGCGGGCGCTTCGCCGCGTGGCGCCGCGCGGGGCTCGCCCGCTACGGGGATCGCCACGACGACCTGGCCGGGGACGCCACCTCCCGGCTCTCCCCTCATCTGCACTTCGGCACCCTCTCGCCGGTGGAGCTCGTCCGCCGGGCCCGTGAGGCGGGCGGCCCGGGGGCCGACGCCTTCGTGCGGCAGCTCGCCTGGCGGGACTTCCACCACCAGGTCCTGGCCGCCCGGCCCGCCGCGGCCCTCGCCGACTACCGTCCCCGGCACGACCGGTGGCGGACGGAGGAGTCGGCGCGGGAGGAGGTCGCGGCGTGGAAGGAGGGCCGCACCGGCTATCCCGTGATCGACGCGGCGATGCGCCAGCTGCTGCACGAGGGCTGGATGCACAACCGCGGCCGGCTGCTGGTGGCGAGCTTCCTCACCAAGACGCTGTACGTCGACTGGCGCGTCGGCGCGCGCCACTTCCTGGACCTGCTGGTGGACGGTGACGTCGCGAACAACCAGCTGAACTGGCAGTGGGTGGCGGGCACCGGCACGGACACCCGGCCGAACCGGGTCCTCAACCCCGTCGCCCAGGCCGGGCGCCACGACCCGGAGGGCGCGTACGTGCGCCGCTGGGTGCCCGAGCTCGCCGGTCTCGCCGCGCCGGCCGTCCACGCGCCCTGGACGCTGCCGGCACCCGAGCGCGCCGCGTACGACTATCCCGCCCCCGTCGTCGCCCTGTCCGAGGGCCTGGCGCGCTTCAAGCGGGCGCGGGGCCGGGAGTGA
- a CDS encoding GAF domain-containing protein, whose product MRNTGKGSVRLPQLRLDDLLEELQARLDAARGTRDRVHSLLEAVLSVGRGLDLEDALRRIIETAVVLVDAEYGALGVIGPDERTLSQFLTVGLTDEQIAAIGPYPSGHGILGELIRHPEPLRLSRIAKSPASYGFPANHPPMHSFVGVPIRVREQVFGNLYLTGKRGGADFDDEDEAVLATLAVAAGVAIDNARLYEESRRRERWLRASAEVTTSLMSAGPGADVIGLIAELAKDITGAALATVSLPLDEGAGLTVEVAAGEQGDGLRGLVVPVDGTLSGASWAERGPVYSVDVGEDPRISFGPGRLAGLGPAVAVPIRSGEDARAVLLLARRRGEAGFSPEETEPLVAFAAQAAVAMELAERRADAEQLALLEDRDRIARDLHDLAIQRLFAAGMTLQSADRFIGHPEAAERVRRAVDDLDETIKIIRSTIFGLRSRETAPPHGLRTRVVQAVSEAGAALGFAPGLRMEGLLDTQVPRAVADDVVAVLAEALTNVARHAGASATDVAVVNDGRDLLLTVTDNGVGTPDGGRRSGLRNLAERAAAHGGGLRLTTPSGGGTTLAWSIPLERG is encoded by the coding sequence GTGCGCAACACCGGGAAGGGCTCGGTGCGGCTTCCGCAGCTCCGGCTGGACGACCTGCTGGAGGAACTCCAGGCGAGGCTGGACGCCGCCCGCGGCACCCGGGACCGGGTCCACAGCCTGCTGGAGGCGGTGCTGTCGGTGGGCCGCGGGCTGGACCTGGAGGACGCCCTGCGGCGCATCATCGAAACGGCGGTGGTGCTGGTGGACGCCGAATACGGCGCCCTGGGCGTCATCGGCCCCGACGAGCGGACCCTGTCCCAGTTCCTCACCGTGGGCCTCACCGACGAGCAGATCGCGGCCATCGGTCCGTACCCGTCGGGCCACGGCATCCTCGGCGAGCTCATCCGCCACCCCGAGCCGCTGCGCCTGTCCCGGATCGCCAAGTCCCCGGCCTCGTACGGCTTCCCGGCGAACCACCCGCCGATGCACAGCTTCGTGGGCGTGCCGATCCGCGTGCGGGAGCAGGTCTTCGGGAACCTCTACCTGACCGGGAAGCGCGGCGGGGCCGACTTCGACGACGAGGACGAGGCCGTGCTCGCCACGCTCGCCGTCGCCGCCGGCGTCGCCATCGACAACGCTCGTCTGTACGAGGAGTCCAGACGGCGCGAGCGCTGGCTGCGCGCCAGCGCCGAGGTGACCACCAGCCTGATGTCCGCCGGCCCGGGGGCCGACGTCATCGGCCTGATCGCCGAGCTGGCGAAGGACATCACCGGGGCCGCGCTGGCCACGGTCTCCCTGCCGCTGGACGAGGGCGCCGGCCTGACCGTGGAGGTGGCCGCCGGCGAGCAGGGGGACGGGCTGCGCGGCCTGGTGGTGCCCGTCGACGGCACGCTCAGCGGGGCCTCGTGGGCCGAGCGGGGCCCGGTGTACAGCGTGGACGTCGGAGAGGACCCGAGGATCTCCTTCGGGCCCGGCCGGCTGGCGGGACTCGGCCCGGCGGTGGCCGTGCCGATCCGCTCGGGCGAGGACGCGCGCGCCGTCCTGCTGCTGGCCCGCCGGCGCGGCGAGGCCGGGTTCTCCCCGGAGGAGACCGAGCCGCTCGTCGCGTTCGCCGCCCAGGCCGCCGTGGCCATGGAACTGGCGGAGCGCCGCGCGGACGCCGAACAGCTCGCCCTCCTGGAGGACCGCGACCGGATCGCCCGGGACCTGCACGACCTGGCCATCCAGCGGCTCTTCGCGGCGGGCATGACGCTGCAGAGCGCCGACCGCTTCATCGGCCACCCCGAGGCGGCGGAGCGGGTGCGGCGCGCGGTGGACGACCTGGACGAGACCATCAAGATCATCAGGTCGACGATCTTCGGCCTGCGGTCGCGGGAGACCGCCCCGCCCCACGGCCTGCGCACCCGGGTCGTCCAAGCCGTCAGCGAGGCCGGCGCCGCCCTCGGCTTCGCGCCCGGGCTGCGCATGGAGGGACTGCTGGACACCCAGGTGCCGCGCGCGGTCGCCGACGACGTCGTGGCGGTCCTGGCGGAGGCCCTCACCAACGTGGCCCGGCACGCCGGCGCCTCGGCCACCGACGTCGCCGTGGTCAACGACGGACGGGACCTCCTGCTGACCGTCACCGACAACGGCGTCGGCACCCCGGACGGCGGCCGCCGCAGCGGCCTGCGCAACCTCGCCGAGCGCGCCGCCGCCCACGGCGGCGGCCTGCGGCTGACCACACCGTCCGGCGGCGGGACGACCCTGGCGTGGAGCATTCCGCTGGAACGGGGGTAG